Sequence from the Schaalia sp. 19OD2882 genome:
CGACGAAACCGACGAGGGGCTCTTGGGGCTCCTCGTCGGTTCGACAGTGCACGACGACCACAGCATTGCCCGCCCGCGATCCGCTGCGGATCGCGGAGCGGAAGTCCGCCGGATCCACCATGCGGTGCGCGCGGGGCAACACCGAAGGTCTCAGGCGGACAGGCTCTTGCGACCCTTGCGACGGCGCGCGGCCAGGATGGCGCGGCCGGCGCGGGTGCTCATGCGCAGACGGAAGCCGTGCGTCTTGGAACGACGACGGTTGTTGGGCTGGAAGGTCCGCTTGGTGGTCACTTGTCTCTCGTCTCCGTGGAGGAACGGGTGGGTCCCGTTCGGCGGCTGGTCCTGACGTCTCCACCGGAACTGTTGTCCGCAGGAGACGGCCGGCGCCCGGAATGCCGGGCACATACGAACACCCAGACTATGTGGGGCCCAGCGCACACGTCAACGCGTGCCGCCTCTGTGTGGTCGAGTCCTCGTCCTCTCCTCCCCCCACACTCATCCACACCTGTGGACATCT
This genomic interval carries:
- the rpmH gene encoding 50S ribosomal protein L34; the encoded protein is MTTKRTFQPNNRRRSKTHGFRLRMSTRAGRAILAARRRKGRKSLSA